A window from Brachyhypopomus gauderio isolate BG-103 chromosome 6, BGAUD_0.2, whole genome shotgun sequence encodes these proteins:
- the LOC143517664 gene encoding transmembrane protein 184B-like isoform X1 has product MGQLWRRGVPLLENLNSSALTMARDQDVATVFPQGQNRSWVPETPLVSPEEPIFLMTPAAQTISGLFVWTALIVTCHQIYMHLRYYSSPNEQRHIVRILFIVPIYAVDSWLSLLFFTNEEFYVYFDTVRDCYEAFVIYNFLSLCYEYLGGESAIMAEIRGKPIQSSCVYGTCCLWGQTYSIGFLRFCKQATLQFCVVKPLMAVITVILQAFGKYRDGDFNVASGYLYVTIIYNVSVSLSLYALFLFYFATRELLVPYSPVLKFFMIKSVIFLSFWQGMLLAILEKCGAIPKIDSPDVSVGEGTVAAGYQNFIICMEMFFAAVALRHAFTYKVYMDKRLDSYGSFPVYGQYGRCAPMKSISSSLKETMNPGDIVQDAIHNFSPAYQQYTQQSTLEQPGETTLTRSLSSTSTRDQEKTLLLSSDDEF; this is encoded by the exons ATGGGCCAGCTGTGGAGGCGAGGTGTTCCGCTATTGGAGAACTTGAACAGCTCTGCTCTcaccatggcacgggaccaggATGTGGCTACGGTGTTCCCTCAGGGTCAGAACAGGTCTTGGGTTCCTGAGACTCCACTGGTGTCCCCAGAGGAGCCCATCTTCCTCATGACCCCTGCAGCACAGACCATCTCAGGGTTATTTGTGTGGACAGCATTGATAGTCACCTGCCACCAG atTTACATGCACCTGCGCTACTACAGCTCTCCCAATGAGCAGAGGCACATCGTGCGCATCCTCTTCATCGTGCCAATCTACGCCGTTGACTCCTGGCTCagtctcctcttcttcaccaaCGAGGAGTTCTACGTTTACTTCGACACGGTCCGCGACTGCTACGAAG CGTTTGTGATCTATAACTTCCTGAGTCTGTGTTATGAATACCTGGGTGGAGAGAGTGCCATCATGGCGGAGATCCGCGGGAAGCCAATCCA gtccaGTTGTGTGTATGGCACGTGTTGTCTGTGGGGTCAGACCTACTCCATTGGCTTCCTGAGGTTCTGTAAACAG GCGACTCTGCAGTTCTGTGTGGTGAAGCCCCTGATGGCGGTCATAACAGTCATTCTGCAGGCTTTTGGAAAATACAGAGATGGAGACTTTAA TGTGGCGAGCGGTTATCTGTACGTGACGATCATCTATAACGTCTCGGTCAGTCTGTCTCTCTACGCCCTCTTCCTCTTCTACTTTGCCACGCGGGAGCTTCTGGTCCCCTACAGCCCTGTGCTCAAGTTCTTCATGATCAAATCCGtcatcttcctctccttctGGCAGG gtaTGCTACTGGCTATCCTAGAGAAGTGTGGTGCGATCCCCAAGATTGATTCTCCTGACgtgagtgtgggggaggggacagTTGCCGCCGGCTACCAGAACTTCATTATCTGCATGGAGATGTTTTTTGCTGCTGTGGCCCTCAGACACGCCTTCACCTACAAGGTGTACATGGACAAAAGGCTGGACTCTTACG GATCCTTCCCTGTCTATGGACAGTACG gtCGCTGTGCTCCTATGAAGAGCATCTCCAGCAGTTTGAAGGAGACCATGAACCCCGGAGACATTGTTCAGGATGCCATCCATAACTTCTCCCCAGCGTACCAGCAGTATACGCAGCAGAGCACACTGGAGCAGCCTGGGGAGACCACGCTGACACGCAGTCTCAGCTCCACCAGCACACGTGACCAGGAGAAGACCCTACTGCTCAGCTCCGACGACGAGTTCTGA
- the LOC143517664 gene encoding transmembrane protein 184B-like isoform X2 produces the protein MGQLWRRGVPLLENLNSSALTMARDQDVATVFPQGQNRSWVPETPLVSPEEPIFLMTPAAQTISGLFVWTALIVTCHQIYMHLRYYSSPNEQRHIVRILFIVPIYAVDSWLSLLFFTNEEFYVYFDTVRDCYEAFVIYNFLSLCYEYLGGESAIMAEIRGKPIQSSCVYGTCCLWGQTYSIGFLRFCKQATLQFCVVKPLMAVITVILQAFGKYRDGDFNVASGYLYVTIIYNVSVSLSLYALFLFYFATRELLVPYSPVLKFFMIKSVIFLSFWQGMLLAILEKCGAIPKIDSPDVSVGEGTVAAGYQNFIICMEMFFAAVALRHAFTYKVYMDKRLDSYGRCAPMKSISSSLKETMNPGDIVQDAIHNFSPAYQQYTQQSTLEQPGETTLTRSLSSTSTRDQEKTLLLSSDDEF, from the exons ATGGGCCAGCTGTGGAGGCGAGGTGTTCCGCTATTGGAGAACTTGAACAGCTCTGCTCTcaccatggcacgggaccaggATGTGGCTACGGTGTTCCCTCAGGGTCAGAACAGGTCTTGGGTTCCTGAGACTCCACTGGTGTCCCCAGAGGAGCCCATCTTCCTCATGACCCCTGCAGCACAGACCATCTCAGGGTTATTTGTGTGGACAGCATTGATAGTCACCTGCCACCAG atTTACATGCACCTGCGCTACTACAGCTCTCCCAATGAGCAGAGGCACATCGTGCGCATCCTCTTCATCGTGCCAATCTACGCCGTTGACTCCTGGCTCagtctcctcttcttcaccaaCGAGGAGTTCTACGTTTACTTCGACACGGTCCGCGACTGCTACGAAG CGTTTGTGATCTATAACTTCCTGAGTCTGTGTTATGAATACCTGGGTGGAGAGAGTGCCATCATGGCGGAGATCCGCGGGAAGCCAATCCA gtccaGTTGTGTGTATGGCACGTGTTGTCTGTGGGGTCAGACCTACTCCATTGGCTTCCTGAGGTTCTGTAAACAG GCGACTCTGCAGTTCTGTGTGGTGAAGCCCCTGATGGCGGTCATAACAGTCATTCTGCAGGCTTTTGGAAAATACAGAGATGGAGACTTTAA TGTGGCGAGCGGTTATCTGTACGTGACGATCATCTATAACGTCTCGGTCAGTCTGTCTCTCTACGCCCTCTTCCTCTTCTACTTTGCCACGCGGGAGCTTCTGGTCCCCTACAGCCCTGTGCTCAAGTTCTTCATGATCAAATCCGtcatcttcctctccttctGGCAGG gtaTGCTACTGGCTATCCTAGAGAAGTGTGGTGCGATCCCCAAGATTGATTCTCCTGACgtgagtgtgggggaggggacagTTGCCGCCGGCTACCAGAACTTCATTATCTGCATGGAGATGTTTTTTGCTGCTGTGGCCCTCAGACACGCCTTCACCTACAAGGTGTACATGGACAAAAGGCTGGACTCTTACG gtCGCTGTGCTCCTATGAAGAGCATCTCCAGCAGTTTGAAGGAGACCATGAACCCCGGAGACATTGTTCAGGATGCCATCCATAACTTCTCCCCAGCGTACCAGCAGTATACGCAGCAGAGCACACTGGAGCAGCCTGGGGAGACCACGCTGACACGCAGTCTCAGCTCCACCAGCACACGTGACCAGGAGAAGACCCTACTGCTCAGCTCCGACGACGAGTTCTGA